The Poecilia reticulata strain Guanapo linkage group LG10, Guppy_female_1.0+MT, whole genome shotgun sequence sequence GCCATCCCACCCTCCTTTCCACTCCCATCCCCCTCTCTTTGCACACTGAGGAGGTTTTTCCCCTAACTCCCACCCTGTTGAAactacacactcacacactcctGCCACATGAGGCCCAGCAGCAGCCTGCTGTGTGTGAGTCACTGGAGAAAGTTAcactggtgtgtttgtgttttgcatgcagcagcagctctcctcTGCAGCTCAGCATTCTCAGGACAACGGGATAAAAAGAGGAGATCTCAGTTCACCGCAGCTGATTCAGGATTTTGCAGAAGGTAATGACAGCCTCCTCACCTCTTAGTATTTGTAGTGGTCTCTGTCATACAGCATGCTATTGTCAGGATGATGGTGGTGACTTTTATTGGTGCAGCTTAtggcctttttattatttataactTACTGTTTTATTCTTGTGAGTTAGATTGTAACTTCATAGAAATAGTTCATTCCCCATACTGGAATATTCAGGATTTAAATTGAAtgacattgtattttttttaaacaaatacctgtttaattctaaaatgtttttgtagacTCAATAATGAGCTCTTTATGACAACAAAAGCAtagaataaactaaataaagcaTTAGTTGGTTGCTTGGCTACATGTGAATCAAGCAGTTCATGCTTCCTTTACATTTCTTTAGAGCTTTCGGaaacaaatctgcaaatgtTGTGACTTTTAGTGaatctgaaacatgtaaaagtCTGACTAATGATATTGTTGAGATCATGAAATTCATTTATGAGTTCAAATATTAGATGGCAGCAAACTAAGTTACTAAAATCTTAAGACAAGTTGTTGTTTAAGTTGCACATGTTGACATGATTTCATGTaatgttggaagaaaaaacttgtGATTGAATTATCCATATGCTTGATGACACCAAGtgtaaataatctgaaaaatatgatTTGCACAActatttttgccttttcattGCACTTCGCAAAATACAAAAGCAGAATAAGGACCTAACAGTTGGTGAGGCTCAGGGCTTTTTGGATGTCGtagtataaatattaaaaggtACAAGTTAAATGTTATTGCTTGTTTTATGTTATAGAGATTTATTTATGCTAATAGTAGAGTGAAATACAtcagaattatattattatttgagAAGAACATTGATATTGTCTCAGGATTAGTTAAATCATGTACATTTGCAATGAAGTAATGGTTGAAAATGTCTTGTGagtgaagtaatctgccagtggatcttgtatttttgatcaattttcaagaattattgacttaaagaagctcctatgtcttgataaaaagttacagtgatccctcgctataacgcggttcacctttcacggtctcgctgcttcgcggattttttttttttttttgtgcagttttttttcacagtgcattgtcttctgcgtcctgattggctaaacagtctCTGCGCTTCTTCTCTACCTGTGTGCCAATAATGTTATGGTATTTAAATATAcgtaatacagattggccattcaagagatgaaactgaaacttttaacgcctgctggaaaaaactggCCAGAATCAGTGGAAAACCCGACCTGAGGCTCGCTTGACGAGGTCCATCGCTCTGGCGTAGATACAGCCTTGAATCTCGCtgggcaggttggaggagacgctttaatgacatgactccggatcacattGAGGCCCGATTGATtaacacgcacatccgctgacctgaaaacaggtttgttctttggtttcaatgtagagtatttaattatgctgtgcaataatcataaaaaataaaagtaactctACTTCGTGGATTTTGCTTTTTGCGGGTtgttttcggaacgcaacccccgcaaaaaacgagggatcactgtacttgcaagttttgtctaatttttgtttctattagcagtagaaactggacaaaaataaatgggaAGTTGTTGCATATTAGCTGTGAATTCAAATagtttatgaaaacaaagctgaaaatgtgcaaacaagATGGGTGCATGGATAAGTAGAGATGGAAGATCTCAAACGGATAACATTCTGAAGCTCACTATTCCAAGTCTTCTCCTTCCTTTGGGATGTGCTCTTAAAAGCCTCCAAAAGGTAGATGtcaatgatttaatttatacatTATTAATGTTTTGCAAGATAAGTTCCGAGATATCAAAGAAATTACGCTAAGTGGCTTTGAAAGTGGAACAATGCTTATCCTCTGATATTGAATGTTTTAACAAGCTGCCTCTGTCTCAAACTTAATCACAAAGACTCAAGTCTCTGTCAGGTTTTCCCCTGAAAACCACAGATCATCCAGCTGAACCGCATAATAGCTATAGTGTGACGCTGGTGGCAGCATTTATCGCCCTTTAAGCAACTTGTCAGCCTCCTGGTGGCTCAACAAGTGGTGCTTAAGCTCAGCGTATCCATGACAATACCTCCCCACTGTCTGTATGCTTGAGGGAAGTCACCAGTAAACAATGACCCGTTATCTCTTGCCGTCTGCTGTGTTACTGAGTAAGAAATGTCTGTTTcaaatgaattattattatcagTACAAGGTGTGACggtgttgcaaaaaaaatcattagttAATTGTTACAATTAcataaacttttctttcttttgtcacGTTCAGAAAGTAGCAGCTAAGTGATTGAAAGTGGATTTATTATGACTAAAGAGATGCCTTAGTGATGTGTTAAGTAGATGTGAAGCAGATGTTGTAATGCAAAATAAGTTCACAGTCCAGCCAGCCTCCCCATCTGGAAATctgttggtgttgcaatatttCTTCTCTACAAAAATGATGAAGACCATGCATACagctgtttcatattttattgtaaatatgcAGGTTTTGATGTGGGCTGTTGAGACGGCTCAGCTGTGAAAACACAGAAGAGGATGTGAGGCTGCTTTCATATGTGATTTTCTGAGAAATATTCAGTCGTCTGTACTTTTCGGGAGTCAGACTTCTTGTCCAACAGATAAACATATTGACTGATTTCTGGtggcatatttattttctgtctcactcttttctccaaaaataaatgattcttTGTGAGCACACAGCTTGAATTCAGTTAATTATAAGGCATATGGATCCAGGGCTGCTGTCTGAgtatgtttgtgtctgtttcaaTTACGATACAAGCCCAAATCCAGTTGTACAATTATAGTTTACCCTTTCAgctaaaagtaattaaaaactcCCTACCTTTAAAGTTCACTAAAATAACACACTACATTTCATCTGCGTTCCTTGTTAATGTTGTCGTTGCAACCCACATTCTTGATTAACAAGATATTTGAGATACTTTTGTTCCCTCTGCTACAGAAATGTTTGATCCTGCAGAGAAACATTAATATGCTGTTCCAACAAAGCTTGGTGACAATGTTtcaatttaacttttatttctaaagaatTATCTTATCATTCTCCGTCTTActctctgttttaaaatgtcttcttgaTAAACTGgcttctaaaatatttctgtttagttgCAGTTAATTGTGAGGCTACCAAATCTATAGAAAATGCTGTTCTTCtgcttcaaatattttactttaaattttgtcatatttaatatttataggTAGGATGACAAGCTACCAGCTGTGAAAAGGCCATAATGGTTAACAAAGTTATTTCTTGATACATAGTGGTAGCTTCAGaatcacttttcttttgctCAATAAAATAATGTGCATGGTCATAATCCAGTGTAAACTGGTCACAAGGACTGCACACCAACCACAGTGATTGGTAGAGGAGTGTACTTCTGAACTATGATACCCATCATTTAAAACGACTTGGATTATGATTGTTGGGATTGGTTCAACTTCCAAAACAGGTCTCAGTGTCTTATTTAGTATAAGGtagtattttagattttctggGCCAAAGTTTTGAATATTTGGACATTATTGGGCTTCTGTAAGTCTGataatttcagtaaaacatgATTAAAGTTCTGAATATGAACATCCATGTTTCTCATTGTTAATAAATTTAGGATATTTTTACAGTCTGTTTAAAGATGAGATTTACTGTTTGAAGTTGCATAATTTTTTGGATCTTTTTAATGATTACGAGGTCTCtagtaaaagtattttattattttttaaatgttgaagacaacaataaaatgtgtataaaatacattaagaagGCTTATGGTGTTTTTCCTTGACAGCGATCTCCATCATGGAAGTGTCCGGTAGACCAAACCCATCGCCCTTCAAACTCCACAAATCAGCCTCTACTCCTCTTCGCTATTCAGGTGCAGTGAAGAAGGTTGTCAAGAGAAATCAAACAAAGGAAAGTGGAAATAAAGAGAAGGACAATCAAGTTGAATATGACAATGCTAGCTCTGAAGAGGAGACTGCAGAAGATTTAGTGCTTAAACCAACTACTGATTCCTCAGAACTTGCAGATGCAGGCTCTCATCAAATACGTTTAAGATTTCCCTCAGAGGACAGTTTCTCAGAGGAGACCTTGGTGTCAAAGGAGAGGCTGGCAGAGGAAGCCAAGAAGAagagtgaagaggaggaagcGGCAGCAAAAGAGAGGCAAGCTCAGAGACAGATGATGGCCATCGAAGAGCTGGTCCAGTCGGAGAAGAGTTACCTCAAAATGCTGCGGATCTGCACTGTAAATATCAGGAACAGTTTGAACAACCTCCAGGTAAGAATAAGTAGCATGTAACTACGTTTTTATACAACATAGTGATAAAGATAATCAAAACAGACTAGGGAATATAGATTATTCACATTTGGGGTTGGTTACAGCCATAGAAGTAATTTCTTGCAATTACTTGAGtaactattttaataaatatgtactttcaggagtatttttactaattttattatgaagtatcatTGCTTCATAATTTCTGGATACTTTAACATCTGTGAGTAACTTCATTGAATGACGGAcgaacatgttttaaccaaaactccaccagacacaaacacacacctgcagttatccttaaagtttcatcagtttttattgagagaaactgatttggaaaaatgtttcttttgcttgattttatttagtacTTATATATACTTATGATATTTATATAaagtggttttctttttggtctttaaaataccaacatttcctcGTAACTTTGTATCttggtctgtctgatgattgatatttttaaatgattgatgcTTTGATCTGTTGCTCAgcacttgagtaacatttttatcaaatacttattttactcttacttgagtaatttcttggttGGCTATCTTGTACTTTTTTGTATTCTACTCACCTCTGTTTATACTATTGTTTTCTGAAAGCTgtaaaatctgaacattttactGCCAACCATTCACATAATTACCAACTTACAGTTGGGAAGACAAAAGGTCCCAACAAATACTTTGGCTGCATTAAAACTTTCTTCCTGTGAAATTTTGCTAAAAGACAGACAGATGTTGGTTCAGTTTCTATCAGGTTTCTTTCTTGTCATGGGAAGTGTTATAGTTTTAGTTACATTTAGACAGTTTATGTAATTGTACATGTATATgtgaaaaaagcaaactcttAGATCCTTTTCAAATCTAACATTTGTCCGGGATCTACTTACACTTGGGATGGGTGGCTGACGTGAGGCGATATCTGGAGAGAAAAGTGACCCATCTTGGCACACTTTGGACGACTGATCTAATATTTTCTCTCATATTACATTATTCCAAATCCACAATTAAATTAATCGAAAACTTTTGCTGTAAATAAGTCTAATCAGGAAAATCTGAACAATTTGAATTTGCATTCTGTAACTATTAGTTGAATTACTCATCTCTTGTAGGAATCTTAAATTACCTGATATCTAGTGATTTATACTCTCCTCTTTTTTATTCGGGCCTTGAAATTATAGATCTGAATAATGATTTACTTTGCAGGAAATCTAGaaacattgtttgtttattgtttattgtagTGAGAAGACCACCAAGCCAAAGTGGActggttttcaaattaaatctgagttttaatgTAGATTTACCTTACTAGATATGCCAGGGTCTGATCATTTATGAATGACTGTTTATTATTACTTTCCATAACTGCTTTATTATCCGTGATccattaattttattactttatttgaTTAGCAAATGCTGTGTTTGAGTATTAAGGATCCAGCAGCCtagttacattttttgcattccAATAATGTACAAATATATCAAACGGGGTGggtaaaaagttgattttaagcTATAATaacccaaaaataattttattttgaagttgctGTGCACAATCCCaaagctctgctgcagcttcctaATGACTTgccattttcagcttttcattaCCCCTGAGGAATTGCGTATTacagcaaaataataatttattcttcCCGCAGTAATGAAATGAAGCCTCATAAAACATAATGATATTAAGGTTCATATGGTGATGGATGAGCCTGAAGATGAAGGAAGAGAATGAGCGGGAAAGGAAAAGACCTCGCAGTGCTTGTAAAGCAATGAAATTATCTGGTGGATTCATTACGTTTTAGTGAAGATTTGTCTTCTGggaataaaatatgaaagaaatctgtgagaaaggcataaaaatacatttagatgACAATGGACAAAGGATGGAGAGGGACAGAGCCGAGGCAACAGAGATGAGGGgagctggaaacagaaaacagccaCATAAATACAGCCATTGTTTGACAGATAAGTCTCCTGTTTTCTCTAGAAATATGCACATTGTTCTGTTTGCTGCCAGGGTTTGTGCCCACTCTGCTCTCAGTTGACTGAAATGGAGAGGGACAACATGTTTTTCCAGCTTCCGCTATCAATTCCTATCtatctatttgtttttaaactaaaaattacTTCATTAACCATGAAACGACGTCATGCATTCAGTTGAAAACATGCATGACATCTCCAGATTTAGACTGTGCAGTAATACAATCTGAACTAAGTGTAATGAAGCGTGGCTGCTGTTCTTCCACATTTCCACGGTACACTTTCCCCGTCACCTTCATCTTGATAATAACTGGCCAGCAAAGTAGACAAACTAGTTTTCTGCAGACACAACTGAACCAAAACTTAGAACTAGAATTGCTCATTTGGAACCACAATTACTGGCCTTACTTCCATCTGTTTTAGAAAGTGACTCATGACAGAGCAAAGCAAAGTGGAAAgattttattcacataaaatcttaaaattgtgGCATGCATCTTATTTAGTCTCGTTTACTGTATCACCTAAATAAAAGTGGAACCAACCACTCTATTTGTTAGCCAATAACTCTATGTCTTATAAGTACATGGCTATGTAGATGTAATGTTCACCAGCTTTTTAAAAGTGcataaagaaaaaactgcaagaCATACATTGTGTCCGTGCTACAATAAGGAGGATAATTTATGACTTTAATAGTTTAGCATATTTAAACCAAGATATGTATATGCAACATATCTCAAGCTTTTCTAATTCTGCAGCATAGAAAAGTTAATcagggttttatttgttttttaaaattgttttcatctcATATTCTCCAAAGCCTCCGCCACCAAACCTGGACAGTCTGTTTCTGTACACAGAGGAGGTGATGAATGTGTCGAGCCGCCTCCTCAGCAAGTTGGAGCAGAAGCAGCTCAAGCCTCAAAGCCCAGAATTTCTAGAAAATCTCTGTAAGTCACCCAAACCTTTGTTGTTCCCAATTAAGCAACATTCGAAGAGAAATATGTTCATATTACAGTGAGACTGTTCTCCTAAGTATTGGACAGTTTCAGTGAGAACATGGTGCCCAAAGATTTACTGTATAAAACTTTGAAAGGTTGAAAGATGAGAAGTTGAAAGATGTTCTTCCTGGGAtagttttcatgcatttttgtttgtcaacTGAAATATCTTCCACAATTTACTGCATGCTGGTGGTTTAGTTTGTAcaatcctttttttctcttgcaaCATTTCTAAGGTCAGAGCATACAGAGGAGTGGCAGTAATTATAGAGTGCTGTAATTAACATATTCCCATGAGATGTATTTTTTCTcaaccattaaaaaaagaagttagtAACAGTTGAATTACCTTATTGTTCATCTTATCTTATGCATActtatgcattttgtttttcctggcAGGTGCTTCATTCCTCAGCCTCTCCTCTGATATCGAAGCAGCATACAAAGAATACTTGTGGAACTACAATCATATCTCGTTAGTGGAGAACGACTACAAACAGAACGAGACACTTTGGAGTGACATTATTAAAGTCGTAAAATCAGCAGCGTGAGTTTCAAGTAGCAAGCTGCCTTTTAATAGTGAGTgcttctttttcattaaagttagataatcttcctttttttccaccccagACCTGAAGTCAATGCCACCTCTCTGAGTTTCTTCTTGGTAATGCCAGTGCAGCGGATTGCGCGATACCCTCTCCTCCTGCAGACCATCCAGAAGCACACAGACCCCTCTCACCCAGCGTACGCCCTCCTGGAGCAGACTGCTAACACCTCCATCGCCCTGAACTGTAACATCAATGAGTACAAACGGTTCAGAGAAGTTGGTAAGACagttttgcagtgtattttgTCACTTCCACatgtttactgtattttattgggattttatatgaaagACCTACATAAAGTAGCTCATAATTATGAAGTTTTAACTGAtacttctttacaaaatagctcaagcaGTGAGAGTGGATAAAGACatatatgaatactttttcatcagtatttaggaatttttgaattaaaacaagctcttaaaGTTCagtttggtcttatttcaagtgtactaaaatatttgcactagaaactagacaaatatctagattttatttagaggtatctGAGTAAAGAGGGTTGAATACATATGATAACTTCATCTTCTGAATGTTTTAGACTATgacataaaaccccaataaaatgcatttaaatttgtaGTTGTTGCACAGCAAATGCAGACGTTCTAGGCACTATTAGATACTTTTGTAATGTTCTAGAAAAAGAATCGCGAAGATTTAtccaagtttaattttaaacatttataaaagaaGCTGTGAGATATTGTTCCTAATGTTTTATAGCTGATAAATACAAGAAGACTGAAAACCTGACCATTATGGACAAGATCAACCGGCTCAGCACGCACAGCATCGCAAAGAAGACCGCAAGGTTCAGTCAGTACATCAAACATGAGACTGGAATGGCACCAAAGGTAGGAACCAAGATGACTTCCAGTACCACAACAGGTATTAGAGAGAGAGCAGCCCAACCTTGTGGGTTGGGCTGCTCTCTCACAACCCACAAGGTTGGGCTGCTCCTTGTGGGTTGGGAGGGTCACATGAGAgggtcatttaaaaacaaatggccTCGAAGCAGTAAAATACCTCTACCTGTGCACACCTTATCTCTAGCTGCACCTCAGTAGTTAATGATCCACAAGAGAAAGGTATGAACTGGCCTGTTATTGAGCcaacattataaaataaaagtctggaTAATCATCTCCAATCCAGCTTGGAAATATTTCGTATCTGGAAAAAGAAGTTTCTGATTAACCCACCAGAATGGGACTTGAATGAGATGGCAGaatctaaaataataacaaagttTCTGAGGTTTGGTTGGACAAAAAAGCATAACACATCAGAGCATTGCTTGATTGTAGTTATTTGTAACACTTTGCAGAGCAGCTTTAAAGGGAAAGAGCATGAAAACACCGTGGATGTGGTGGTTTAAGTTTGCACAAGCATAGCATTTGTAGAAACACACCCTGCAGGTGGAAACTTATGTTTGCACACCAGAGTTACAAATCTACTCCTGGAGAGGAATTCAACATGGATTTAGCAATATTAGGACTTTTTTCTATGACATCCGATCATTTAAATAGATGTAAATATGGCTTGTTTGTGTGACTTTTCTCTGCATAATCAAAGTATCATTTCTGCTCAGGAAGAGAAAGATTATCATGGCGTGTGAAGTTCTACAAGAAggacaataaaaacagacttcaCAAATATTCGTAACATATTTGTAAAATCACTCTTGCATACATTATACATGTCACAATTGTGAATAAAAGCTTGACCAGGCTGTTATAAGAATGAATGATTAGTGCATATTGTAAGCCCAACTTCTTACAATATTGAGCAGCTATATTTATGCATCCAAAGTAATTATTTTGAGTACGTACCGTTAACATAAGTAAATGGATCCTGTGATGTTactttatgacaaaatgtgggaaaaaaagctcGGGTTACATCAGGGGAAGATGCCACAAACCATAACGGCCTTTCAGCTCCATCTGCAAAATCACAGTTGCTATAGTAACCCCAATATGTTCAGCATCTGTTTGGCAACAGTGGTGGACTGGCTGCAACTCCAAcactatttctttttaaaacctaaagCAGCTACCTTTTGCAAccctgttttaatgttttaatatctaTGCATTGAATTGCAAACAGGTGACTTTAATAACTGTTCATCATGTCTGAAACCTGCAGCTCTTGAGCCACTAGTGGCTCTTCATACCAGGTTTGATcaatttgttagttttttgaTAGATAATTTGATGAATAATTGCAGTAATTTTACACAAGAAGTTAGTACAATTTTTTTCATCTACATTTTGGTCATTAGGTGTGAAATTTGTATGCTTTCaaaatcagtaataattttatatagGGCAAAATTGTGTGGCCAACCAAAAATGATCTCACATTGCACAGACactaaatgtataaaaataaacttcatttttCAGGAATATCATCCATCCTGGATTGCATCATTTTCATTGCTGCAAAAATGTTGTCTTTCTGtgctttaaaatctaaaaacagaaataaaatcatgtttctTTAAGCATGAAAGCAAATTTTCTTTCGcagatatttataaaaaatgatAAGCAGTCTATGTTTTAAAAGATTGTGTTacaatcttttaaaacaacaataatttctAAACAAGGACTGAGGACAAAATGCCTCTTTCAGTTCTGAAGGTTGTGGACTCTTGACTTGTATgaacaataaacaaatattattgctGTCATGCACTCAAGCACATTTTACCGTATTTCTCCTCTTGTGTTATTTTGCAGCTGGTGGATGAAGAGTTTGATACCCTTGAAGGTTTCTTTAACATTCTGGAATATGGGATCCTGGTGCTTCTGGAGAATGTGGAAACTTACCTTTTCCACCTACAGGTAAGTCTACCATAgacaaataaaagtagaaatgtgtAATTACTTTGTCCTCCATAAGAATAAAGCTAATTATTATAATGTGTGTCACTGAGGCAGGAAGATTAACATATATTAGACATACACTTTTCCTTTCATGCAGTGGATCCTGGGCATAATAACCCCTTATTATCTCCTAGGAATGTTGTTTGCCGTTGACCAAATCTAGCTGCCAGACAGAAACCGAATGTAAAAcatgtgtttctttgtttacagTGACACTGATAGGTCATCACATCCCTAACACATAATCTACTTACCTTCCTCCAGGCTGCTTCGTGTCATTTCTCATTTACCATTTgagaattatttgaaaatatttttagaaatacattttccttatagctattttgactatttttactgttttccacTCCTTCAATCTGTCAATATGACACCATCAGATTGAGATGATTCCCATTGATCTaaataatttaagttaaaaGTGAGAAAGTACCACATGTTCATTTCTGAAGCTCAAAGTGGACCAACTGACTCACATACTGGAACTTTCCAGTCCAGTTGCAGTGGCTGGAGAAGTTTAAtatgaataaacatgtttctgctgcCATCTGAGTCACACTGAGTAAACCCAGGAGCTCATTTTAGGTCACACACTAGAGTCCAGTGTTTTAAGGTCTAAAATTATTCTCCTAATTTCCCGTAATTTTTGTCCTATGCCTTTCTTTcttgtttaacattttctccctacttatctgtttttctgttttttcatcaTTCTCTGTCTTGCATGTATTTTaccagaaatattattttacaacaagGCCATTATTActttcaaagtgattttttattttatttcttccctTACAGCTTGTTGCTTCAGTAACTACtcaaacttttaatgttttttttcttcacagaaacatAATTAAGTAAACCAAttaagatttaaatgtttacttgttGCTCTGCAGAGGTTCCTGGAATGTAAGACAGAAGAGTTTGACTTTGACATGGATGGTGAAAAGGCCCCTGTTTGCTACAAGGAGATCCACACTGCACTCAGACAGTGGATCCTTCCAATGTTTGTAAGTCATATCAAGGACATTAGAGTAatcacagaaaaatgtcaaaatcaaatcaaataaatagaCAATTCTGAAAGTTTTCAATATTGGATACATGATATAAGAAGTGTTTAACGTCAGCTTTAACTCTTGCcatttttttcaggaaaaaaggATGAGGACCCTGATTCACAAGCCACTCTGTGAACTGCGGGACCTCCTGGTGGGACCGAAGAACCTGATTAGAAAACGACTCCACAAGCTGCTTGACTATGAAGTGATAGAGGGAAAACCCAAACTGAGCTACGAGGAACAGGCTGTGGCCAACGCATACAAGTAacgaaacacaaataaaatggagtTAATTTACCAGCTGATAGTTGTAAATATTGTAACCAAGTTAATTCACTTTTAGCTAAACTATAAATAATGTCAAAAAGGCAGGAACACATTTTCTCTCAGATATATGGCGTCCAGAAGCCTTTTTGCTACAACgtggaaagaaaatctgcagattATGGATTCAGACTAAAACATCTAAATCACCATTAGAATGTTTCATGTCAAAATTCctactttttcagttttgctggTCATTTTGGCTTTACgtacagttaaaaccagatatttatatacattggggaaaaaattacttttttttttttttttgcttccgcttgactttaaattaagaaaaacatttgctgttttaagTAAGCTAGGATCACAAGAATTA is a genomic window containing:
- the arhgef37 gene encoding rho guanine nucleotide exchange factor 37 isoform X1 codes for the protein MQQQLSSAAQHSQDNGIKRGDLSSPQLIQDFAEAISIMEVSGRPNPSPFKLHKSASTPLRYSGAVKKVVKRNQTKESGNKEKDNQVEYDNASSEEETAEDLVLKPTTDSSELADAGSHQIRLRFPSEDSFSEETLVSKERLAEEAKKKSEEEEAAAKERQAQRQMMAIEELVQSEKSYLKMLRICTVNIRNSLNNLQPPPPNLDSLFLYTEEVMNVSSRLLSKLEQKQLKPQSPEFLENLCASFLSLSSDIEAAYKEYLWNYNHISLVENDYKQNETLWSDIIKVVKSAAPEVNATSLSFFLVMPVQRIARYPLLLQTIQKHTDPSHPAYALLEQTANTSIALNCNINEYKRFREVADKYKKTENLTIMDKINRLSTHSIAKKTARFSQYIKHETGMAPKLVDEEFDTLEGFFNILEYGILVLLENVETYLFHLQRFLECKTEEFDFDMDGEKAPVCYKEIHTALRQWILPMFEKRMRTLIHKPLCELRDLLVGPKNLIRKRLHKLLDYEVIEGKPKLSYEEQAVANAYKTINTLLLNELPRFNGLALQMIWRMLGTFSCLHRDLAADMEQLFQGFALQLPHSSYHPKEFQEWVETAVLEGARNLDILCQSVQETLNSPAVQPLSPSCQRRLQQLTDKHGSGKIFQVTNTVVGTRDFDLNLTKGEFVALISEFDTRGDKRRWLVDSGAKRGYVPSSKLIRYHQAAEDPPPSPFLPTPGNMMAFRRHSCIPDPQVIHVTSQPLFQVVAAYDFTARGNHEVSVRAGEPVRVLESQDKRGNSEWSLVEARGQRGYVPSNYLTRMPVGTGSLAPPLH
- the arhgef37 gene encoding rho guanine nucleotide exchange factor 37 isoform X2, coding for MEVSGRPNPSPFKLHKSASTPLRYSGAVKKVVKRNQTKESGNKEKDNQVEYDNASSEEETAEDLVLKPTTDSSELADAGSHQIRLRFPSEDSFSEETLVSKERLAEEAKKKSEEEEAAAKERQAQRQMMAIEELVQSEKSYLKMLRICTVNIRNSLNNLQPPPPNLDSLFLYTEEVMNVSSRLLSKLEQKQLKPQSPEFLENLCASFLSLSSDIEAAYKEYLWNYNHISLVENDYKQNETLWSDIIKVVKSAAPEVNATSLSFFLVMPVQRIARYPLLLQTIQKHTDPSHPAYALLEQTANTSIALNCNINEYKRFREVADKYKKTENLTIMDKINRLSTHSIAKKTARFSQYIKHETGMAPKLVDEEFDTLEGFFNILEYGILVLLENVETYLFHLQRFLECKTEEFDFDMDGEKAPVCYKEIHTALRQWILPMFEKRMRTLIHKPLCELRDLLVGPKNLIRKRLHKLLDYEVIEGKPKLSYEEQAVANAYKTINTLLLNELPRFNGLALQMIWRMLGTFSCLHRDLAADMEQLFQGFALQLPHSSYHPKEFQEWVETAVLEGARNLDILCQSVQETLNSPAVQPLSPSCQRRLQQLTDKHGSGKIFQVTNTVVGTRDFDLNLTKGEFVALISEFDTRGDKRRWLVDSGAKRGYVPSSKLIRYHQAAEDPPPSPFLPTPGNMMAFRRHSCIPDPQVIHVTSQPLFQVVAAYDFTARGNHEVSVRAGEPVRVLESQDKRGNSEWSLVEARGQRGYVPSNYLTRMPVGTGSLAPPLH